Proteins from one Embleya scabrispora genomic window:
- a CDS encoding CCA tRNA nucleotidyltransferase: MPNAKNTPLPDDPPAGGELSAVQRRAVTELLRVAPVADDLARRFEAAGYTLALVGGSVRDALLGRLGNDLDFTTDARPEQVLAIVRPWADAVWDVGIAFGTVGCRKRLAGSPDYQIEITTYRSEAYDRTSRKPEVSYGDSIEDDLVRRDFTVNAMAVALPGITFVDPHGGLADLAARVLRTPGTPEASFGDDPLRMMRAARFAAQLDFEVAPEVVAAMTDMAERIEIVSAERVRDELNKLIVSDHPRKGLELLVTTGLAEHVLPELPTLRLEVDEHHRHKDVYEHTLIVLEQAMALEQPGEPDLVLRLAALLHDIGKPRTRRFEADGRVSFHHHEMVGAHMSRKRLKALKYPKDVTDDITRLVELHLRFHGYGTGEWTDSAVRRYVRDAGPLLDRLHKLTRSDCTTRNKRKAATLARAYDSLEERIAQLAEQEELDSIRPDLDGNEIMKLLEVPPGPLVGKAYRHMLELRLEHGPMDHETAVAALREWWTANAPA; encoded by the coding sequence GTGCCGAACGCCAAGAACACACCCCTCCCGGACGACCCGCCGGCCGGCGGCGAGCTGAGCGCCGTCCAGCGCCGCGCCGTCACCGAACTGTTGCGCGTCGCCCCCGTCGCCGACGACCTCGCCCGCCGCTTCGAAGCGGCCGGGTACACGCTCGCGCTGGTCGGCGGCTCGGTGCGGGACGCCCTGCTCGGCCGGTTGGGCAACGACCTCGACTTCACCACCGACGCGCGCCCCGAACAGGTGTTGGCGATCGTGCGCCCCTGGGCGGACGCGGTGTGGGACGTGGGCATCGCGTTCGGCACGGTCGGCTGCCGCAAGCGGCTCGCCGGTTCGCCGGACTACCAGATCGAGATCACCACCTACCGCTCCGAGGCGTACGACCGCACCTCGCGCAAGCCGGAGGTCTCCTACGGCGACTCGATCGAGGACGACCTGGTCCGGCGCGACTTCACGGTCAACGCGATGGCGGTGGCGCTGCCGGGGATCACGTTCGTGGACCCGCACGGCGGGCTGGCCGACCTGGCCGCGCGCGTGTTGCGCACCCCGGGCACGCCCGAGGCGTCCTTCGGCGACGATCCGCTGCGGATGATGCGGGCCGCGCGCTTCGCCGCGCAGCTCGACTTCGAGGTCGCGCCCGAGGTGGTGGCGGCGATGACGGACATGGCCGAGCGGATCGAGATCGTCTCCGCCGAGCGGGTCCGCGACGAGCTGAACAAGCTGATCGTGTCCGATCACCCGCGCAAGGGCCTGGAGTTGCTGGTCACCACCGGCCTGGCCGAGCACGTGCTGCCCGAGCTTCCGACGTTGCGCCTGGAGGTGGACGAGCACCACCGGCACAAGGACGTGTACGAGCACACGCTGATCGTGCTCGAACAGGCGATGGCGCTGGAGCAGCCGGGCGAGCCGGACCTGGTGCTGCGCCTGGCCGCGCTCCTGCACGACATCGGCAAGCCGCGTACCCGGCGCTTCGAGGCGGACGGCCGGGTCTCGTTCCACCATCACGAGATGGTCGGCGCGCACATGTCCCGCAAGCGGCTCAAGGCATTGAAGTATCCGAAGGACGTCACCGACGACATCACCCGCCTGGTCGAGCTGCACCTGCGCTTCCACGGCTACGGCACGGGCGAGTGGACCGACTCTGCGGTGCGCCGCTACGTGCGCGACGCGGGGCCGCTGCTCGATCGGCTGCACAAGCTGACCCGCTCGGACTGCACCACCCGCAACAAGCGCAAGGCGGCCACGCTGGCCCGGGCCTACGACTCGCTGGAGGAGCGGATCGCGCAGCTCGCCGAGCAGGAGGAGCTGGACTCGATCCGGCCGGACCTGGACGGCAACGAGATCATGAAGCTCCTGGAGGTGCCGCCGGGCCCGCTGGTCGGCAAGGCCTACCGGCACATGCTGGAGCTGCGCCTGGAACACGGCCCGATGGACCACGAGACGGCCGTCGCCGCGCTGCGCGAGTGGTGGACGGCGAACGCCCCGGCCTGA
- a CDS encoding NUDIX hydrolase, with translation MPSETTPPRRRLQVVEETSAGGLVIDRLTLRAALIARRDRRGRLLWSLPKGHIEDGESVVDAALREVEEETGIVGRVLAPLGVIDYWFTAPDRRVHKTVHHYLMEAAGGDLSDDDIEVEAVAWVPLGALSARLAYPDERRLATLAPELLADSA, from the coding sequence ATGCCTTCCGAGACCACGCCGCCGCGCCGTCGGCTGCAGGTGGTCGAGGAGACCTCGGCGGGCGGTCTGGTGATCGATCGGCTCACGTTGCGCGCGGCGTTGATCGCCCGCCGGGACCGACGCGGCCGGCTGCTGTGGTCGCTGCCCAAGGGGCACATCGAGGACGGCGAGAGCGTGGTGGACGCCGCGCTGCGCGAGGTCGAGGAGGAGACCGGCATCGTGGGTCGGGTGCTGGCTCCGCTCGGCGTGATCGACTATTGGTTCACCGCGCCGGACCGGCGGGTGCACAAGACCGTCCACCACTACCTCATGGAGGCGGCGGGCGGGGATCTGTCGGACGACGACATCGAGGTCGAAGCGGTGGCTTGGGTTCCGCTCGGCGCGCTCTCCGCGCGCCTCGCCTACCCCGACGAACGGCGGTTGGCGACACTCGCCCCGGAGCTGTTGGCGGACAGCGCGTGA